One Clostridium estertheticum DNA segment encodes these proteins:
- the nagB gene encoding glucosamine-6-phosphate deaminase, with amino-acid sequence MRIIVVDNYEEMSKKAAMMVASQVMLKPDSVLGLATGDTPLGMYKELIQLYSKNEVDFKEVTTFNLDEYYGLNRENTESYYSYMIDNLFKHININMENINVPNGMAENVDAVCSDYEDKIKEANGIDMQVLGIGGNGHIGFNEPDVNFEAQTHLVNLDEQTIEANSRFFDSIEDVPVKAISMGIKTIMNSKKIILLANGISKAEAIERALKGKISPKVPASILQLHNDVTIILDKEAASLL; translated from the coding sequence ATGAGAATAATAGTAGTAGATAATTATGAAGAAATGAGTAAAAAAGCTGCAATGATGGTTGCAAGTCAAGTAATGTTAAAGCCGGATAGTGTATTAGGCCTGGCTACTGGGGACACTCCACTTGGAATGTATAAGGAATTAATCCAATTGTATAGCAAAAATGAAGTGGATTTTAAAGAGGTTACGACCTTTAACTTGGACGAATATTATGGACTTAATAGAGAAAATACTGAAAGTTATTATAGTTATATGATTGATAATTTATTTAAGCATATAAATATAAACATGGAAAATATTAATGTGCCCAATGGTATGGCAGAGAATGTTGATGCTGTATGCTCGGACTATGAGGATAAAATAAAAGAAGCTAATGGCATTGATATGCAAGTGCTTGGTATAGGTGGAAATGGGCACATTGGATTCAATGAACCAGATGTAAATTTTGAGGCGCAAACACATTTAGTTAATCTTGATGAACAGACTATAGAAGCTAATTCTAGGTTTTTTGACTCAATAGAGGATGTACCAGTAAAAGCCATAAGTATGGGAATAAAGACAATAATGAACTCCAAGAAAATCATTTTGCTTGCCAATGGAATAAGCAAGGCTGAAGCAATAGAAAGAGCTCTTAAAGGGAAAATAAGCCCTAAGGTACCGGCTTCTATTCTTCAACTACATAATGATGTAACAATTATTTTAGATAAGGAAGCTGCTAGCCTTTTATAA
- a CDS encoding heavy metal translocating P-type ATPase, whose translation METIIKREFILEGLCCANCANKIEAHCKKIDGVVDANVNFISKNLIIQIQGEDKILSIIDEIKKIVKRIEPDVVLISNNEKTFKPEGKLQNQVRDDEEQVKNKNKIIAFSVGIILFTIALVLKLDYWVEFSLFLISYLLIGGEVLIIAIRNILRGEVFDENFLMALATVGAFSIGQFPEGVGVMLFYQVGEFFQEAAVNKSRKSISALMDIRPDYANKKFGDKIVKVDPEQVHIGDIVIVKPGEKVPLDGIIIEGKSLVDTAALTGESVPREVASGDEILAGCINKNGLLTIEVAKEFGESTLSKILDLVQNASSKKAPTENFVTKFARYYTPIVVVSATVLAIIPPLLIPGATFSMWVYRALVFLVVSCPCALVISIPLGFFGGIGGASKNGILVKGGNYLEALNSVEVVVFDKTGTLTKGVFVVTEIHAEGEISSEELLEYAASAESYSNHPIAISILKAYGKDVCKEDIKDVEEIAGKGLKAGVKGKCVLAGNSKLMDSEKISYSKVENVGTIIYVAIDKKYAGSIIISDEIKEDSIRAIASLKSMGVKKIVMLTGDNKDIAESIGRILGVDEVYSELLPHEKVEKLEILQNKKSPKGKIVFVGDGINDAPVLARADVGIAMGGVGSDAAIEAADIVIMTDEPSKIAEAIMIAKRTKRIVMQNIIFALSVKIAILVLAVFGISTMWEAVFGDVGVALIAVLNSMRAMKV comes from the coding sequence ATGGAGACTATAATAAAAAGAGAATTCATTTTAGAAGGTCTATGTTGTGCTAATTGTGCAAATAAAATTGAAGCTCATTGTAAAAAGATAGATGGCGTAGTAGATGCAAATGTTAATTTTATTAGTAAAAACTTAATTATCCAAATCCAAGGCGAAGATAAAATATTATCAATTATAGATGAAATAAAAAAAATAGTTAAGAGGATAGAACCTGATGTTGTGCTTATATCAAACAATGAAAAAACATTTAAACCTGAGGGAAAGTTACAAAATCAGGTCCGTGATGATGAGGAACAAGTAAAAAACAAAAATAAAATCATAGCATTTTCTGTAGGTATAATACTTTTCACCATAGCATTGGTTTTGAAATTAGATTATTGGGTCGAATTTTCATTATTCCTTATAAGCTATTTATTAATTGGTGGAGAAGTCCTTATAATTGCAATAAGAAATATATTAAGAGGCGAAGTTTTTGATGAAAATTTCTTAATGGCACTGGCTACAGTTGGAGCTTTTTCAATTGGACAATTTCCAGAAGGCGTTGGGGTTATGCTTTTTTATCAAGTAGGAGAGTTTTTCCAAGAAGCAGCTGTAAATAAATCAAGAAAGTCCATATCTGCACTTATGGATATTAGACCAGATTATGCAAATAAAAAATTTGGAGATAAAATTGTTAAGGTAGATCCAGAGCAAGTACACATAGGGGATATTGTAATTGTAAAGCCAGGAGAAAAAGTACCTTTAGATGGAATTATTATAGAAGGTAAGTCCTTAGTAGATACAGCTGCCTTAACTGGTGAATCAGTTCCTAGAGAAGTTGCAAGTGGGGATGAAATTTTAGCTGGTTGTATAAATAAAAATGGATTATTAACTATAGAAGTTGCGAAAGAATTTGGTGAATCAACTCTTTCCAAAATTCTAGATTTAGTGCAAAATGCTAGCAGTAAAAAAGCGCCAACTGAAAACTTTGTAACTAAATTTGCAAGATATTACACGCCAATCGTAGTTGTAAGTGCGACTGTACTTGCAATAATTCCACCTCTTTTAATACCTGGAGCTACTTTTTCTATGTGGGTATATAGAGCATTGGTATTTTTAGTAGTATCTTGTCCTTGTGCACTAGTGATATCTATTCCACTTGGATTTTTTGGAGGAATAGGCGGGGCATCTAAAAATGGTATTTTGGTCAAAGGTGGAAATTACTTGGAGGCATTAAATAGTGTTGAAGTAGTGGTTTTTGATAAGACGGGAACACTAACTAAAGGAGTATTTGTGGTTACAGAAATACATGCGGAAGGTGAAATAAGCAGTGAAGAATTATTGGAGTATGCGGCCAGCGCAGAAAGCTATTCAAATCATCCTATTGCAATTTCTATATTAAAAGCTTATGGCAAAGATGTATGCAAGGAAGATATTAAAGATGTGGAAGAAATAGCTGGAAAAGGTCTTAAAGCTGGGGTAAAAGGAAAATGTGTGCTAGCTGGTAATTCGAAGTTAATGGATAGTGAGAAAATTTCCTATAGTAAAGTTGAAAATGTAGGAACCATAATATATGTAGCTATAGACAAGAAATATGCAGGTAGCATTATAATTTCTGATGAGATAAAAGAAGACTCTATTCGTGCCATAGCTAGTTTGAAATCTATGGGCGTTAAGAAAATAGTAATGCTTACAGGTGACAATAAAGATATAGCAGAAAGTATTGGAAGAATATTAGGTGTAGATGAAGTTTACTCAGAATTACTTCCACATGAGAAGGTTGAGAAGCTGGAAATACTGCAAAATAAAAAGTCACCTAAAGGAAAGATAGTATTTGTAGGTGATGGCATTAATGATGCTCCAGTGCTTGCAAGAGCAGATGTGGGGATAGCCATGGGTGGAGTAGGTTCTGATGCTGCCATAGAAGCTGCAGACATAGTGATAATGACTGATGAACCTTCGAAAATCGCTGAAGCTATTATGATTGCTAAAAGAACAAAGAGGATTGTTATGCAAAATATTATATTTGCACTAAGTGTAAAAATAGCAATTTTAGTATTGGCGGTTTTCGGAATTTCGACCATGTGGGAAGCTGTTTTTGGAGATGTAGGGGTTGCCCTAATTGCGGTGTTAAATTCTATGAGAGCAATGAAGGTTTAA
- a CDS encoding transposase: MARTERLKAPDAIFHIMCKSISEVDLFRSSEDKEKYLSLVKKYKKLYNVKIYGYCLMDNHAHLLVDANGADISKVMHGINFSYAMYFNKKHEREGHLFKDRFKSIIIDNDQYLKTVSLYIHNNPTDICGFKDCPEKYAFSSLGIYIGKKRDHFNIVDYGFVLGFFGNSLNAARKNYYSLVFGCNDEKLKEEIEFKDEKTEYRSGRNILFRNFTLEDIIEFITSKMNISKILLNIKYSRKLVHAKALTIVLMRSLGNFKSSVISGVLGNITQARISKLSSFGIELILTEKKFENIIEEFIKCYA, from the coding sequence ATGGCAAGAACAGAAAGATTAAAAGCGCCTGATGCTATATTTCATATTATGTGCAAAAGTATCAGCGAGGTAGATTTATTCAGGAGTTCTGAAGATAAGGAAAAGTATTTATCACTTGTTAAGAAGTATAAAAAGCTCTATAATGTTAAAATTTACGGGTACTGCCTTATGGATAACCATGCACATTTATTGGTTGATGCTAATGGCGCAGATATATCAAAAGTCATGCATGGCATAAATTTTTCTTATGCAATGTACTTTAATAAAAAACATGAAAGAGAAGGACATCTATTTAAAGATAGATTCAAGAGCATAATAATTGATAATGACCAATACTTGAAGACAGTATCATTATATATACATAATAATCCTACAGATATATGTGGTTTTAAAGATTGTCCTGAAAAATATGCTTTTTCTAGTTTAGGAATATATATTGGTAAAAAACGTGACCATTTCAACATAGTTGATTATGGATTTGTCTTGGGCTTTTTTGGTAACTCCCTTAACGCTGCAAGGAAAAACTACTATAGCCTTGTTTTTGGATGCAACGACGAAAAATTAAAAGAAGAAATTGAATTTAAAGATGAAAAAACCGAATATAGAAGTGGAAGAAATATACTTTTTAGAAATTTCACTCTTGAAGATATAATAGAGTTCATAACCTCAAAAATGAATATATCAAAAATTCTTCTTAATATTAAGTACAGTAGAAAGCTTGTACATGCAAAAGCATTAACAATTGTTCTAATGAGGAGCCTTGGAAATTTTAAGTCCAGTGTAATATCCGGCGTGCTTGGAAACATTACACAGGCTAGAATATCAAAATTAAGTTCTTTTGGTATAGAATTAATTTTAACTGAAAAAAAATTCGAAAATATTATTGAGGAATTTATTAAATGTTATGCTTAG
- a CDS encoding CBS domain-containing protein codes for MNIAFFLTPKNQVVYEKPSSTMRQALERMEYHRYAAVPLVNEKGNYVGTLTEGDLLWKLKNTPNLSFNDTSKILISDIPRHITNTAVLINSDIESLISLAKDQNFVPVVDDNNIFIGIIKRSDIITYCFNLLYDNNENKEFKLIAT; via the coding sequence ATGAACATAGCTTTTTTTCTTACGCCTAAAAATCAAGTTGTTTATGAAAAACCAAGTTCAACAATGAGGCAAGCATTAGAACGAATGGAATACCATAGGTATGCTGCTGTTCCCTTAGTCAATGAAAAAGGTAATTATGTAGGTACTTTAACAGAGGGTGATTTATTATGGAAACTAAAGAATACTCCAAATTTAAGTTTTAATGATACAAGTAAAATTTTAATTAGTGATATCCCAAGGCATATCACTAACACAGCAGTATTAATTAATTCAGACATAGAGAGTTTAATCTCACTCGCAAAGGATCAAAACTTTGTTCCTGTTGTAGATGATAATAATATCTTTATAGGAATAATTAAAAGAAGTGATATAATAACTTATTGTTTTAATTTATTATATGATAATAACGAAAATAAAGAATTTAAATTAATAGCAACATAA
- the surE gene encoding 5'/3'-nucleotidase SurE, with amino-acid sequence MRLLITNDDGINAKGIYALAKALEKNHEVIIVAPDNERSACGHSITLSRPLIVKEVVLEGLESKAFSVDGTPADCVKIAINKLIDGKIDMVVSGINKGLNLGTDVLYSGTVSAAIEASIYKVPSMAISMQINKDVENYEMAAKYAGEILLTAKANNIKNDIVLNVNVPILKENEIKGIKVCKIGSRLYNNCYTGIAGENNETHYEIKGQLKDIHEEDSDTLYFKEGYVTVTPLHYDLTNFKILNDVSEWF; translated from the coding sequence ATGAGATTGTTGATTACAAACGATGATGGTATAAATGCAAAAGGGATATATGCACTAGCAAAAGCACTGGAAAAAAATCATGAAGTAATTATAGTAGCACCAGATAATGAAAGGAGTGCCTGCGGGCATTCAATAACTCTTTCAAGACCGCTTATTGTAAAAGAAGTTGTGCTAGAAGGCTTAGAATCAAAAGCTTTTAGTGTAGATGGGACACCAGCCGATTGTGTAAAAATCGCCATCAATAAACTTATTGATGGAAAAATAGATATGGTAGTATCAGGAATCAACAAAGGGTTAAATTTAGGTACGGATGTTTTATATTCTGGAACAGTTTCTGCAGCTATAGAAGCATCTATCTATAAAGTGCCATCTATGGCCATATCTATGCAGATTAATAAAGATGTTGAAAATTATGAAATGGCTGCAAAATATGCTGGAGAAATATTGCTTACGGCTAAGGCCAATAACATTAAGAATGACATTGTGTTAAATGTAAATGTTCCAATTCTAAAGGAGAATGAAATAAAAGGAATTAAAGTATGTAAAATTGGTAGTAGATTGTATAACAACTGCTATACCGGAATTGCTGGAGAAAATAATGAAACTCATTATGAAATTAAGGGTCAATTAAAAGATATTCATGAGGAGGATTCTGATACATTATATTTTAAAGAGGGCTATGTTACAGTAACACCACTTCATTATGATTTAACAAATTTTAAAATTTTAAATGATGTAAGTGAATGGTTTTAA
- a CDS encoding PH domain-containing protein, producing MRELKNKHENKNEFQLEGCTKEFTSSLKDLVMMATISSIIFLGLSIVVAFNFNMGDIIIFSMLLISWLLCTIVTIIKYYNFKVIREVDNIKLTYGLFHKKEIIIPVKGIQSLVIVEGVIKKPLGYFSLKVETMDSGNGKGECRMICPIAKSKVLNKFFEDILPEMNITYELRNSSPKALNGFLLFRLVQEVMIIGLIAMFLPYGYCIFIIIPILLLWHNIRFNDNGMYYGNDFVVMRFRKLDRKTVIIHKECIQSFEKQQNIFQKKKAIARYKVTIAGNSLGKSYAVGYMSENNHKSYSSRAVVNL from the coding sequence ATGAGAGAATTAAAAAATAAACACGAAAATAAAAATGAATTTCAATTAGAAGGGTGCACAAAAGAATTTACTTCATCTTTAAAAGACTTAGTTATGATGGCAACAATTTCTAGTATAATCTTCCTTGGATTATCTATAGTAGTAGCTTTTAACTTTAATATGGGAGATATAATAATTTTTAGTATGTTACTTATTTCATGGTTATTATGTACTATTGTAACTATAATAAAATATTATAATTTTAAAGTTATAAGAGAGGTGGACAATATAAAACTAACCTATGGGTTATTCCACAAAAAGGAAATAATTATTCCTGTTAAAGGAATTCAAAGTTTAGTAATAGTGGAGGGTGTTATTAAAAAACCACTAGGTTATTTTTCATTAAAGGTGGAAACTATGGATAGTGGAAATGGTAAGGGTGAGTGCAGAATGATTTGCCCTATAGCCAAAAGTAAAGTGCTTAATAAGTTTTTTGAGGATATTTTGCCTGAAATGAATATAACTTATGAATTAAGGAATTCCTCCCCAAAAGCATTAAATGGATTTCTATTATTTAGATTAGTACAAGAGGTTATGATAATAGGGCTAATAGCCATGTTTCTTCCTTATGGATACTGTATTTTTATAATAATACCTATTTTATTACTTTGGCACAATATAAGATTTAATGATAATGGTATGTATTATGGTAATGATTTTGTGGTTATGCGGTTTAGGAAATTAGATAGAAAAACAGTTATAATCCATAAGGAGTGTATTCAGTCTTTTGAAAAGCAGCAAAACATTTTCCAAAAGAAAAAAGCTATTGCAAGATATAAAGTAACTATAGCTGGAAATAGTTTAGGTAAATCCTATGCGGTTGGATATATGAGTGAAAATAATCATAAATCATATTCCTC
- a CDS encoding GntR family transcriptional regulator yields MLKKVSKDNPIPLHYQIKEILQEMIENEDLKPGQSIPTERELCEIQGVSRMTVNKAIMSLVNEGLVYREQGKGTFVSKPKVNREISQLQSFTEQMQENGVVSKTKILSFKLIEATKKHRLELKMPEDENKIIEIKRLRFSDEQPVAIETAWLPYYLFNGMTRDIIENKSLYEIFREKYGYHPDKAKQTIEPTMLNEYESKLLHQENSALALIFRRTTYLENETPIEYTKAIYRSDKYKYQIILK; encoded by the coding sequence ATTTTGAAAAAAGTTTCAAAAGACAATCCTATACCACTTCATTATCAGATAAAAGAAATACTACAAGAAATGATAGAAAATGAAGATTTAAAGCCAGGACAATCTATTCCAACAGAAAGAGAACTTTGCGAAATCCAAGGAGTTAGCAGAATGACAGTAAACAAGGCTATTATGTCCTTAGTAAATGAGGGTTTAGTTTATAGAGAACAGGGAAAAGGAACTTTTGTGTCTAAACCAAAGGTTAATCGTGAAATATCACAACTTCAAAGTTTTACTGAGCAAATGCAAGAAAATGGTGTAGTATCAAAAACTAAAATATTATCATTTAAGCTTATAGAAGCAACAAAGAAACATAGACTTGAACTGAAAATGCCTGAAGATGAAAATAAAATCATTGAAATTAAAAGACTGAGATTTAGTGATGAGCAACCAGTTGCAATCGAAACAGCATGGCTTCCATATTATTTATTTAATGGAATGACTAGAGATATCATTGAAAATAAATCATTATATGAGATATTTCGTGAAAAGTATGGGTATCACCCTGATAAAGCAAAGCAAACCATTGAACCAACAATGCTAAATGAATATGAAAGTAAACTGCTACATCAAGAAAACTCTGCTTTAGCATTAATATTTAGACGAACCACTTATTTAGAAAATGAAACGCCTATTGAGTATACCAAGGCTATATATAGAAGTGATAAGTATAAATATCAAATAATCTTAAAATAA
- the nagA gene encoding N-acetylglucosamine-6-phosphate deacetylase, protein MKAIVNGRLIMKDRIMHDSVIIFEKQITNIITEEEFLQYKKEYKEEYKEDIQVIDAMGKYVSPGFIDIHIHGSGGYDTMDASSEALRVISTTIAANGVTAYLPTTMTMDRDSIYNALDAIREAMSKGNEGAKILGAHMEGPFINEKHKGAQKSDNIIEPNYDVIVDYLDIIKIITLAPEKDENHNFMKKVKSNSEITLSIGHSDASYEETLKAIEHGITHATHTFNAMTPLNHRKPGIVGAIFTSDITCELIADMIHIHPAIFNILINAKQKDKIVLITDSMRAGCMKCGIYDLGGQKVIVENGAAKLEDGTLAGSVLTLNKGVKNMLNHSDLEIYEAVAMASNVPAKVIHMDNKKGSLEVGLDADIVIFDEEIDVFLTIVEGEIVFQTQK, encoded by the coding sequence ATTAAGGCTATAGTTAATGGAAGACTTATTATGAAAGATAGAATAATGCATGATAGTGTAATAATTTTCGAAAAACAAATTACAAATATTATAACTGAGGAAGAATTCCTACAGTATAAAAAAGAGTATAAAGAAGAATATAAGGAAGATATACAAGTGATAGATGCTATGGGTAAATATGTTTCACCTGGCTTTATTGATATTCATATTCATGGCTCAGGAGGCTATGACACTATGGATGCAAGCTCGGAAGCCTTAAGAGTTATAAGTACAACAATAGCCGCAAATGGAGTAACAGCATATCTACCTACAACAATGACTATGGATCGTGATAGTATATATAATGCTTTAGATGCTATAAGAGAAGCAATGTCAAAGGGCAATGAGGGAGCAAAGATTTTAGGGGCACATATGGAGGGGCCATTCATAAATGAAAAGCACAAAGGGGCTCAGAAGTCAGACAATATTATAGAACCAAATTATGATGTTATAGTGGATTATTTAGATATTATTAAAATTATAACTCTGGCACCAGAAAAAGATGAAAACCATAATTTTATGAAAAAGGTAAAAAGTAATTCTGAAATCACCTTGTCAATAGGCCATTCAGATGCAAGCTACGAAGAGACACTTAAGGCTATTGAGCATGGAATAACCCATGCAACTCATACATTCAACGCTATGACTCCCTTGAATCATAGAAAACCAGGTATTGTAGGTGCAATTTTTACAAGTGATATAACCTGTGAATTAATAGCAGACATGATACATATTCATCCAGCAATTTTTAATATACTTATAAATGCAAAGCAAAAGGATAAAATTGTACTTATAACAGATTCTATGAGAGCTGGCTGTATGAAGTGTGGTATATATGATCTTGGCGGACAGAAGGTAATAGTTGAAAATGGAGCCGCAAAACTTGAAGATGGTACTTTGGCAGGAAGTGTTTTAACCTTAAATAAGGGTGTAAAAAATATGCTGAATCACAGTGATTTAGAAATCTATGAGGCAGTAGCCATGGCATCGAATGTTCCAGCAAAGGTTATTCATATGGATAATAAAAAAGGGAGTTTAGAGGTAGGACTTGACGCGGATATAGTTATTTTTGATGAAGAAATAGATGTATTTTTAACAATAGTTGAAGGGGAAATAGTGTTCCAAACTCAAAAGTAA
- the murQ gene encoding N-acetylmuramic acid 6-phosphate etherase, with the protein MQKGKEDELNLDAMSTFEILKKVNDEDKKIAIAIEKELSNIEKAVELIIESFEEGGRLFYIGSGTSGKLGVMDASECPPTFGVDDSMVQGIISGGVEALSGWLEHTEDEPELAVDDLKVVNINKKDVLVGITASGNTPYVVSAIEYAKSIGCKTIALMCNSKGNIKDICEVTIAIEVGSEVILGSTRMKAGTAQKMVLNMLSTVAMIKLGKTYSNLMVNVRPINKKLQERVREIVKIATGVDDTTVNETLEICEYDPKVCIVKIKSDVTLEKAKEALDKCKGNVAKALAIL; encoded by the coding sequence ATGCAAAAGGGTAAAGAAGATGAATTAAATTTAGATGCAATGAGTACCTTTGAAATTCTTAAAAAGGTAAATGATGAGGACAAAAAGATAGCAATAGCTATTGAAAAAGAGCTTAGTAACATAGAAAAAGCAGTAGAATTGATCATTGAAAGTTTTGAAGAAGGTGGGAGACTTTTTTATATTGGTAGTGGCACCAGTGGAAAATTAGGAGTAATGGATGCTTCAGAATGTCCTCCCACATTTGGAGTGGATGATTCTATGGTTCAAGGAATTATTTCTGGCGGAGTGGAAGCCTTAAGCGGATGGCTTGAACATACAGAGGATGAACCAGAATTGGCTGTTGATGATTTAAAAGTGGTAAATATAAATAAAAAAGATGTTTTAGTAGGTATAACGGCTAGTGGAAATACACCTTATGTTGTATCTGCTATTGAATATGCGAAATCAATTGGTTGTAAAACTATAGCGCTTATGTGTAACTCAAAGGGTAATATTAAAGACATTTGTGAAGTTACTATAGCTATAGAGGTTGGATCAGAAGTAATACTAGGGTCCACTAGAATGAAAGCTGGAACTGCACAAAAGATGGTTTTAAATATGTTAAGCACTGTAGCTATGATTAAACTAGGCAAAACTTATTCTAATTTAATGGTTAATGTACGACCTATTAATAAAAAACTACAAGAGCGGGTACGTGAAATAGTGAAAATTGCCACAGGTGTGGATGACACCACAGTAAATGAAACTTTAGAAATCTGCGAATATGATCCTAAAGTGTGCATTGTTAAAATCAAGAGCGACGTGACTCTTGAAAAAGCAAAAGAAGCCTTAGATAAGTGCAAGGGAAATGTAGCGAAGGCATTAGCAATATTATAG
- a CDS encoding PH domain-containing protein has product MKKISAYSRKIWTIKGLIATGIFLAIAVTLNICLEFNILWKYVITFSMYGLTLIILINSIFMTKYKYEKYRYEMDAEKIILRYGIFNEKNVVIPMKKVKYADMKQGKILKKYKLINLTVHTSGGYYIIPYLESEVGKKAQLSIEKIVQERGI; this is encoded by the coding sequence ATGAAAAAAATTTCAGCATATTCACGAAAAATATGGACAATCAAAGGATTAATTGCAACAGGCATATTTTTAGCAATTGCTGTAACATTAAATATATGTTTAGAATTCAATATTCTATGGAAATATGTAATAACTTTTAGTATGTATGGATTAACACTAATAATATTAATAAATTCAATATTTATGACAAAATATAAATATGAAAAATATAGATATGAAATGGACGCTGAAAAAATTATTTTAAGATATGGAATATTTAATGAAAAAAATGTAGTTATTCCTATGAAAAAAGTTAAGTACGCAGATATGAAGCAAGGAAAGATATTAAAAAAGTATAAGCTTATAAATTTAACTGTGCATACTTCTGGAGGATATTATATAATTCCTTATTTGGAAAGTGAAGTAGGAAAGAAAGCTCAGCTCAGCATTGAAAAAATTGTTCAGGAGAGAGGTATATGA
- a CDS encoding ArsR/SmtB family transcription factor — MVNKIEFCSCTTIHEDVVEKVRKSIPQEETLYNLADLFKVFGDSTRIKILCVLFQTEMCVCDIAALVNMTQSAISHQLRVLKNARLVKYRKEGKVVYYSLDDEHVKQIFDQGLIHIKELK; from the coding sequence ATGGTAAACAAAATAGAGTTTTGTAGTTGCACGACTATACATGAAGATGTGGTAGAAAAAGTTAGAAAATCAATACCACAAGAGGAAACACTATATAACCTCGCAGATCTTTTTAAAGTTTTTGGGGATAGTACAAGAATTAAAATTCTTTGCGTATTATTTCAAACTGAAATGTGTGTTTGTGATATAGCTGCGCTTGTTAATATGACCCAATCAGCTATTTCACATCAACTTCGTGTACTTAAGAATGCTAGACTTGTGAAGTATAGAAAAGAAGGTAAAGTTGTGTACTATTCCTTGGATGACGAACATGTTAAACAAATTTTCGACCAAGGACTTATACACATAAAAGAACTAAAATAA